The window CTCTCAATTTCATCACTGGAATAAGATATCTCTCCCCTACCACTAAAATTAACTTCTTCACATATTCCTAATAATCCCCTAACATATTTTTTAGTCATAGGATCATTTTTTATATTGATATGATTGAGTTTAAAAAATTTTTCTTTAATAAATTTTTTTTCATTGCCAATATTTTTATTTAACATATATTGAAATAAAAATGACTTATGATAACTAGATTCAAATTTCTGAGATTCTGGAAAATTAATTCCTGTCTTCATCAATAAATAAATTATATGTATATCTTTCATCATTTCTTTAAAATCATATTTATTATAGCGAATATAAAGAAATTGATTCTTAAGTTTCTTAATATTATCTAAAAACTGATTATTGTTGTTAATATAAAATGAACCGAATCCTTTGTTCTGCCTTGCACCAAAATTATTCAATGCAAAAAAAGAAGCAATATTTTCTTTAATAATATCTATAAGTTCAGCATAAAAAGAAAAGAATTCTATTTCTATATCTGCGTGAGAAAAAACTGCATAAGTTTTATTTTCTTTCTTTCCCTTATTTCCCAAATATAAATTCTTATATAATAGGAAATCTAAATTAATTGGTTCGATTTTTTTTGCATTTGTTCTAATATGTACTTTGTAATTTAATGCTTTTTTATCTTGAAACTGCTTCTCTTGCATTCCGTCTTTATAACCAATTAAAAATTTATTATACTGTTCAAAATCTTCATTGAATGCATAACGTATTAAAAACTTGTCCAATTTAGGCTTTAATTCTGTAGCTCTCAAGGTTGCTCCCAATTGTTCTGACTGAAAATGGATCATAGGGGTAAACTGTTTTAATTGCACTATATATTTCGCCACATTTTCACTCCCTTTTCGCAAGTAACGCTAATATATCTCCCTTTAATAAAAATAAAATTATAAATGGAAGTATAATAAATAACAAACCTAATATGATAAATTTAATATTTCTTTTCAATCTAGATTTATTACCCAATAAAAAACTACTACAAACCAAGGAAACAATAAAAATCGGGCCTAAATAAATATAACCTAACCAATTCAACAATTGAGATATTGGATCTTTATTTGATAGTAAATTATCGTCTATGATATTCATTCCTAAAAACCCTGTTATAAACGAGGGAATAACAAATGCAACACTAATAATTGTTAACCAATTAAGAACAGTATTGGTCTGTGCTTCTTGTTCCAATGTTGCATATTCATGCAATTCACTGATCTCATTATCTAAATCCTTAATATTTCTCTCTATTTCACAAGTATTGATTAATTGAGTATAAAGCTCAATTCCTTGTTCCTGGGCTGTAACTTCTCTAAAATATAGCTTATTTACAAATTGAATATAATTTTTATGTAATGAACGAACCCGAGAGACCAAATTTGATCCTTTTAACGTTGAAATAGATGAAACTTCATCTGAAAAAACAAGTATAGACGCTCTTTGGGCCAAAACCAGAGATACCATTTGATAATACATGGTTCGCATGTGGGTTAACAATATATTTTTACTAAAATCACTCTCACAACACAACATTACAAATGAATATCTTGTTATTCCGTATAATGTACCTCCTATCCATCGGTCATATGTATGCTGCTTTAATAAATTCTCAGTCATAAGTCTGCTTGTGCAGCATTTATCTTGTCCATCAACAAATAAAAATTTAAACCAATCCGCATCTTCAACATACATATACTCATTCTTACTTTCATTAAATTCGCTTAACTCAGAAATCCAGTTATCATTCTTGTACCAACATATTACAT is drawn from Defluviitalea raffinosedens and contains these coding sequences:
- a CDS encoding CorA family divalent cation transporter, coding for MSEIKSYHIFMFPFRWDYIENPNKFEESSFEEKVNIEIMTQYLEKTGWRIKSDEIECSEDYNEKLYFYDNVRRAIYNQNNTAKPIVKNFAYTPNEKTRGKYIIQAKDKEYILEIERIILKVYDTGVAILSYHLKNTMPDIKKEDIFMINEFGRRIYPQFINNNETERTAFTKGRFLATKLQILWEDDRSSITETFEWYDCLETVRKNPTKLSDTIMKLLNGSDNEYFIDNSRVLCEKKILIRPIIDDRMYVICWYKNDNWISELSEFNESKNEYMYVEDADWFKFLFVDGQDKCCTSRLMTENLLKQHTYDRWIGGTLYGITRYSFVMLCCESDFSKNILLTHMRTMYYQMVSLVLAQRASILVFSDEVSSISTLKGSNLVSRVRSLHKNYIQFVNKLYFREVTAQEQGIELYTQLINTCEIERNIKDLDNEISELHEYATLEQEAQTNTVLNWLTIISVAFVIPSFITGFLGMNIIDDNLLSNKDPISQLLNWLGYIYLGPIFIVSLVCSSFLLGNKSRLKRNIKFIILGLLFIILPFIILFLLKGDILALLAKRE